In Acidimicrobiales bacterium, one genomic interval encodes:
- a CDS encoding lysophospholipid acyltransferase family protein: MFYWLLKTALTPVLRLFYRVRVNGLQHVPEAGPAILASNHLSFSDSIFLPLVLRRRITFAAKAEYFENPRTAWIFRALGQIPVKRGGGVAAQRALDSAKEILDDGGLFGIYPEGTRSRDGRLHRGRTGVARLAMECRVPVLAVGMVGTAELQPVGRTLPHVFKPVEVNISQPVCLDDDSLEQTSSSQAQREITDDIMLAVGRQSGQEYLA, encoded by the coding sequence ATGTTCTATTGGCTGCTCAAGACGGCGCTTACTCCCGTTCTGCGGCTCTTCTACCGGGTCCGCGTGAACGGCCTCCAACACGTCCCGGAGGCCGGTCCGGCCATCCTTGCCAGCAATCACCTGTCATTCTCGGACTCGATCTTCCTGCCTCTGGTGCTGCGACGTCGGATCACCTTCGCGGCCAAAGCCGAGTACTTCGAGAATCCGAGGACTGCCTGGATATTCCGGGCTCTGGGCCAGATCCCGGTCAAGCGAGGAGGGGGCGTCGCCGCGCAGCGGGCGCTCGACTCAGCCAAGGAGATCCTCGACGATGGCGGGCTCTTCGGCATCTATCCCGAGGGAACGCGCTCTCGTGACGGCCGCCTGCACAGAGGTCGGACAGGCGTCGCTCGTCTCGCCATGGAGTGCCGGGTCCCGGTGTTGGCGGTAGGCATGGTCGGCACCGCCGAACTTCAGCCTGTCGGCCGGACTCTCCCGCACGTCTTCAAGCCGGTCGAGGTCAACATCTCCCAGCCGGTCTGCCTCGACGACGATTCTCTTGAGCAGACGAGCAGTTCCCAGGCGCAACGAGAGATCACCGATGACATCATGTTGGCGGTGGGGCGCCAGTCGGGTCAGGAGTACCTTGCATAG